The Methanobrevibacter millerae genome includes the window CTTATTCAATGATGAAAAAATCGATGCGACTAATTATTTCTCATCGTTTTCAATTATCGCATTGAGAAAATTATATGTTCAACATCCAAATTGTGTTAACAATATTTTATGCTGCTATTCCAAGTTTAAACCGGACTTCGATGATATTTATATTAAAATTATAAATGAAAACAGGAATTCAAATATTCCTAATCTTTTTGCATTTGCAGTAAAAAACTTTTTAGAAAAATATGAGGATGAATTGGGAAATATTGTAGACTATAATGATTTTGAATTTGAAAATTTAAATTTAATTTCAGCTAATGTGATTTTTCAAACTATTCCTGAAAATTCAAGTGATAAATTACACGTGGATTTCTTCAAGTTTGTTTTCCAACTTTTTGCAAATGATTTATTTGATAGGGAATCTCAGCTAAAGGGTTCCAAATATTATTCTGTTAGATATACTTTTTTAATGCGATTTTGCAACATAGCTCTAATGAATAAATCAAATTTGAAAGAATATATTTCGTCCTTTTTAGATCACTTTAGAATAAATGATGGTGCTTATGAATTAATCAATTCATTTGTCAATGTTGTTAATAATGAAGTTCTTGTAGAATTTTGGGAGATTTGGTGGTTGTTTTTAGAAAAAATATTGGAAAATCATGAAACTGTTGGGAAACATTATTTGGAGAAAATATTGGAGAAATTTGTCATAAATTATCAACTAGAAAATGATTTTGATATGAGTGAGGATATTGTTGAGATGGAAAAACAATTTTACAGAAGAGTTTGCAAAGAACTTGGAGAGTATGAATTCATCTTGAATTCGGTTTCTAAAATAGTAATTAAAAACAAATTCCTTTCATCTGGTTTAACTTGGATAAAAATCATATTGAATGAGGGCGATTTTAGTAATGTGGAAAAAGGAACTATTTATAATGTGGAGTATTTTGTTAAAAAATATGTTAGTGTGAATTCCCAAAAGATAATGGAGGATATTAAAATTCAGAAGGATCTTCTGTTAATTTTAGATTTTTTAATTAAAAACGGTTCCAATGATGCATTTAGAATTAATGAATGGTTAGTATCATTAAAATAGTAACAAATTTTGATTTATTATTCTATTCATAATATTTTTAAATCCAAGTATTTTTTGTGGAATTGAAAATTTATGGAATTTCATCTACTCGAATCTTTTCTTTTGAGTATGGAAATGATTTCATTAAATTCGAAATTCAACTTGATTTAAGTGAACTTTTCATGTTAACTATTAGTTTAGCTGACTCTACCTTCAAGCATTATGGCGTCGGATTTATTTCACTTTTTCAGTTTTTGTGGGGCACTCCATATCTCATGAGGTGAAAATTATAATGGTATTTCATATATGAATCTTAACAAATTTAATGTGTTTGACTTTTAAATGTTTTAAACTTGTAATTAATCAATTCACAAAATTTAAGGGGCAAAACCCTAAATTATTTCTTAATATCCTCACAGTTGTCTTTTTTATCTGAACTCATACGATCGACTGTTACGCGTGACTAATCTTTTGCAAGGTTAAACAGGTACTCGCCATAATCTGTTTTTTTAAGATCCTCGGCAGTTTTCAGTAACTGCTCGGTTGTGATGTACCCCTTAAGATAAGCGATTTCCTCAAGACAAGCAATGTATAATCTCTGCCTTTTCTGAATGGTTTCAATAAAGTTTGAAGCTTCCAAAAGCCCAGCATGTGTGCACTATCAAGCCACGCCATTCCGCGTCCAATAAGCTCGACCTTTAATTTCCCACGCATCAGGTACTCTTCATTAACGGAGGTGATTTCCTTTTCACCCCTCTCGGATGGTTTCACGTTTTTGGCAATCTCGATGACATCATTGTCGCAGAAGTATAATCCTGGAACAATATAGTTTGACTTTGGATTCTCAGGCTTTTCCTCAATGGAGAGCACCTTCCACTCCTTGTCAAACTCAGCCACGCCGAAGGCTTCAGGCCTCTTGGTGCAATGGCCGAAAATGATTGCACCCTCTTTTAGAGTGGTTGCCCTTTCAAGGATTTCTGTGAACCTGTGCCCGTTGAAAATGGTCTTTGAGGATTAATGCAACATTGCCGTCACCAATGAAATCCTCTACAATTATGAATGCTTCGCCAAGACCATTCTGATTTTCCTGGATTTCGTATTCGAATTTGATTCCCAGGGATGAGCCGTCCCCCAGGAGATCTTTATACATTGGAAGGTCTCTTGGAGTTGAAATGATTAGGATTTCCCTGATTCCTGCAAGCATCAAAAACTGAAATCGGATAATAAATCATTGGCTTGTCGTATAAAGGCAGAAGCTGTTTTGAGACTGCTTTTGTTATTGGGTAATGCGGGTTCCGGAACCTCCTGCAAGCACTATTCCTTTCATGGTAATCACTTTTACCTAAAATCTCTTTTATAACATGCTTGTCATCATTGTCAAAGACTCTTAACAGGTAGATTGCTGCAAAATAGATTATTATTCCAACTGGAAGCGCTACTGCATGTTCGGGTTCAATAAGTGGGGTGCTATTTCTAAAATTACTGATTCCGCCATAATCTTAAATGGGTCATGATATAATTTCCACATGTGCCTTATATGATAACGTTTTTTGCCTTCGCCTGAATCTTTTGTTTTGAAATCATATTTAAACATTCAGGAAAGTATTTGAGGATGTTGGATACCTGTCATTTTATTCGACTTATTAACAAAATTTGTTTTAGTTTTGTAATTTAATACATTAACTCGCTCTGTTTTCTAGATCTTTCGTGATGATTTAAAATTTTTCACTACTTGTTTTATTAAAATATATTTTCACCGCCAATATCTTATTTGATAAAGCCTGCTTTCAAGCATTCGATGCTTTGATTTCAAGGCTCATGTTTGGAAAGAAATTTTAATAATCGCAACATGTGCATGCACACACTTTAAAAAACTGATGCTTTTTCAAAATACCTCATTTAAAACTTTAAGATTGGGAAGTTTATTTTCCCAATCATCATTGGCTTGTTTTTAGTGGGTTTAATATTCGATGGGAAGTCTTTTTAAGCATGAAAAACTAAATGCCACATAAATGGTGTGTTAGCTTGTAATCTGCACACGAATTATTGTGTGCGGGACTATAAGTTACTTATAATTATAGTCTTGTTTTCCTTAAATTTTAGTTTAATGTAATTTTTCATATACTCTACCAATCATCCCTGATTCATTGTCATCAAGGGCAAATTCAATGGATGTCTTAAGCCACACCGGCTGTTTGCAATATCATATGTTTTACCTTTGAATGTGACTCCGTATATTGAATCCAGTTTTTGAAGGCATCTGTAAGAGGGATTTCACCACCCACTCCAGATTCTGTTTCGTTGATCTTATCAATAGATATCTGGTGTTAGGACATACCGGGCTATTATTGCAAGGTTTGACGGAGTCTTTTCCCTTGGTGGTTTTTCCACCAGTTCATTGATTTTTTAGATGTCCTTTTCAACTTCACTCCTTTAATGATTCCATATCTTTCAACTTTTTCTATGCGAACCTCCTCAGGGGAAATCGCTGAAGCATTGTACTTATTGTAAATATCAATCAGCTGCCGGGTGCAGGAGTTTAGTGATGGTGTCTTCAAGAAAAACGGCAAAAGGCTCTCTGGACACATGTTTTTCAGCACAGCGAATCGCATCGTCCCAATCATTCTCTCTTTTTGTCTGATATGAAGATATCTGCTAGGTCTTTATTTTTTCTGTTGTGTTACATAAATTCCTAAATCGTATAATTTTCAAGGGAGGAGGTTGGTTTGTCATTAATGGTAACATTTCAGGTGATTGTGTTAAAATAATTTTGTTCCAAAACATGCTAAAGATTAGTCATAATTAAAATCCATTAAATAAAACTCAAATTCAGATTTTTTTAATAG containing:
- a CDS encoding sugar phosphate nucleotidyltransferase, which gives rise to MLAGIREILIISTPRDLPMYKDLLGDGSSLGIKFEYEIQENQNGLGEAFIIVEDFIGDGNVALILKDHFQRAQVHRNP
- a CDS encoding sugar phosphate nucleotidyltransferase; the protein is MFNGHRFTEILERATTLKEGAIIFGHCTKRPEAFGVAEFDKEWKVLSIEEKPENPKSNYIVPGLYFCDNDVIEIAKNVKPSERGEKEITSVNEEYLMRGKLKVELIGRGMAWLDSAHMLGFWKLQTLLKPFRKGRDYTLLVLRKSLILRGTSQPSSY